A single genomic interval of Lathyrus oleraceus cultivar Zhongwan6 chromosome 7, CAAS_Psat_ZW6_1.0, whole genome shotgun sequence harbors:
- the LOC127102179 gene encoding uncharacterized protein LOC127102179, producing MTSESKGVYNKSPVFNGENYGYWMDCMCIHINSIDRNLWNAIQNGPFKITITNADDVVVRKPETQWNTNDEQKYSCDWKVRNILISAVRVYEYYRVSHCETTKVMWDSLQVTHEGTNEVKKARINTLNQEFELFHIKNGETIADMQKRFTHLINRLNALGKPVSNEIATNNILRCLNRKWKPKVTAIKEDKNLLTLDITTLFGKLEEHEQELICLEKHEKKIKKEKNKEVENKSTALVASSSKSSTKEHDESRTSYNEKSDNEIMRFFVKRYHKYIKRNGVKHSDNNLINFRRQDKINGQYKKSSKLRRACVAWESDSESSSEGSSSESDEAANFCLMAHHHKKKNVSHYKYEPIDDMSYSELQPVFENLYGEAVDAFKRLSPNKRIFSYLEAKVLETEKQMEALKQTMLDASKVDVEEDKSSWFDCETCHIWQKEVECLCFMERMWFLDSGFSRHMTGDISLFIDFTPKKKVFVTYGDNNKGAILGKGSVGNPSSTNIYDVILVEGLKHNLISISQLCDKGYKITFTNTCCIIEHNDK from the exons ATGACTTCCGAATCTAAAGGGGTGTATAATAAATCTCCAGTTTTTAATGGTGAAAACTATGGTTATTGGATGGATTGCATGTGTATCCATATTAATTCTATTGATAGGAATTTATGGAATGCCATCCAAAATGGTCCATTTAAAATTACTATAACCAATGCGGATGATGTTGTTGTACGTAAACCAGAAACACAATGGAATACAAATGATGAGCAAAAGTATTCTTGTGATTGGAAAGTAAGGAATATTCTAATCTCCGCGGTAAGAGTTTATGAATATTACCGTGTTTCTCATTGTGAAACTACTAAAGTTATGTGGGACTCATTACAAGTTACCCATGAAGGTACAAACGAGGTCAAAAAAGCTAGAATCAATACTTTAaaccaagagtttgaactctttcatATAAAGAATGGTGAAACCATTGCAGATATGCAAAAGAGGTTCACTCATCTTATAAATCGTTTGAATGCACTTGGTAAGCCcgtttccaatgaaattgctactaataacATTTTGAGATGTCTTAATAGGAAATGGAAACCTAAGGTCACCGCCATCAAGGAAGATAAAAACCTATTGACATTAGACATTACTACTTTATTTGGCAAACTTGAAGAACATGAGCAAGAGCTCATTTGTTTAGAGAAGCATGAGAAGAAGATTAAGAAAGAAAAGAACAAGGAGGTTGAAAATAAGTCAACTGCTCTTGTGGCTTCTAGTTCTAAGTCCTCAACAAAAGAGCATGATGAAAGTAGAACTAGTTATAACGAGAAGTCAGATAATGAAATAATGAGGTTTTTTGTTAAACGGTACCATAAATACATTAAGAGAAATGGAGTAAAGCACTCTGACAACAATCTCATCAACTTTAGAAGACAA GATAAAATTAATGGTCAATATAAGAAGTCTAGCAAGCTTAGAAGAGCATGTGTAGCTTGGGAAAGTGATAGTGAATCCTCAAGTGAAGGTAGCTCAAGTGAAAGTGATGAAGCGGCAAATTTTTGTCTCATGGCCCATCATCATAAGAAGAAAAATGTAAGTCACTATAAATATGAACCTATTGATGATATGTCTTATTCTGAATTACAACCCGTATTTGAAAATCTATATGGTGAAGCAGTAGACGCTTTTAAAAGATTGTCTCCAAATAAAAGAATTTTTTCATACTTAGAAGCCAAAGTTTTAGAAACGGAAAAACAAATGGAAGCTCTTAAGCAAACCATGTTAGATGCTTCAAAAGTTGATGTTGAGGAAGATAAATCTTCTTGGTTTGATTGTGAGACTTGccatatttggcaaaaagag GTTGAATGTCTTTGCTTCATGGAAAGAATGTGGTTTCTTGATAGCGGTTTCTCAAGGCATATGACGGGTGATATTTCCCTATTCATTGACTTCACGCCAAAGAAGAAGGTTTTTGTAACCTACGGAGATAACAACAAGGGtgcaatacttggtaaaggtagtgtaggtaatccctcttcTACTAATATCTATGACGTAATACTTGTTGAAGGTCTTAAACATAATTTGATTAGTATTAGTCAACTATGTGACAAAGGCTATAAAATAACTTTTACAAATACTTGTTGCATAATTGAACATAATGACAAGTAA